The Thermovirga sp. genome contains a region encoding:
- a CDS encoding histidinol-phosphate aminotransferase family protein: MKWKEKMPVPVRDRTFTEYGSSREERPVLVDCALGTNPLGSPPWARKIMESGRLPDPGGYPGNDLPLRKALSNSWKGIFSPDEIVTGTGSIGLIVTLAGTFCTTGTSVLGIAPQFPDGPMHFQFAGASYRYVPLTPPDYDLGVSSILEAITGDESMIYIDRPHNPTGQVPPLDKMALLAEECRKRGSLLIIDEAYGDFLPPEESALNLTSPSVVVLRSFSKGRGLAGLRTGFCVIRDEEARGYMRKVAPPFSISSMAMEMATASVLDSDYVSRSRETVRNVKTRVMDILEGTEEISVAKTHPEVPILLASWGRGPLDLYEILMEQGIRTEPGTCFSGLGPESVRLRVPPPEQLEVFERLWDRAFDTRKDLQI; encoded by the coding sequence ATGAAGTGGAAAGAGAAGATGCCGGTGCCCGTGAGGGACAGGACTTTCACCGAGTACGGTTCATCCAGGGAAGAGAGGCCCGTCCTGGTGGATTGCGCCCTGGGAACCAACCCGTTGGGGTCCCCGCCATGGGCAAGGAAGATCATGGAGTCGGGGAGGCTGCCCGACCCGGGCGGTTACCCCGGCAACGACCTTCCCCTGCGGAAAGCCCTGTCGAACTCCTGGAAGGGCATCTTTTCTCCCGATGAGATAGTCACCGGCACGGGTTCCATCGGCCTCATCGTTACCCTGGCCGGGACCTTTTGCACAACGGGGACGTCAGTTCTGGGGATCGCCCCCCAGTTTCCCGACGGGCCCATGCATTTCCAGTTTGCCGGGGCATCCTACCGGTACGTCCCGCTCACGCCCCCGGACTACGACCTCGGTGTTTCATCCATCCTTGAAGCCATAACTGGTGATGAATCCATGATTTACATCGACCGACCCCATAACCCCACGGGTCAGGTCCCCCCCCTGGATAAGATGGCCCTTCTTGCGGAGGAATGCCGAAAGCGGGGTTCGCTTTTGATCATCGACGAAGCCTATGGTGATTTTCTTCCACCCGAGGAGTCGGCCCTGAACCTGACCTCGCCCTCGGTGGTGGTCCTCCGATCCTTCTCGAAGGGTCGCGGCCTGGCCGGGTTGCGCACCGGGTTCTGCGTAATCCGCGACGAAGAGGCCAGGGGGTATATGCGAAAGGTGGCGCCCCCCTTTTCGATAAGCTCCATGGCGATGGAGATGGCGACAGCGTCCGTTCTTGATTCCGATTATGTCTCTCGCTCAAGGGAGACGGTGAGGAATGTCAAAACCAGGGTCATGGATATCCTGGAAGGGACCGAGGAGATCTCCGTCGCAAAGACCCACCCCGAAGTACCCATTTTGCTGGCGTCTTGGGGTCGAGGTCCGTTGGACCTCTACGAAATCCTGATGGAACAGGGTATTAGGACCGAACCAGGAACCTGCTTTTCGGGTCTTGGTCCCGAAAGCGTACGGCTGAGGGTGCCGCCCCCCGAACAGTTGGAGGTCTTCGAACGGCTTTGGGACAGAGCTTTCGATACAAGGAAAGATTTACAAATTTAG